One window of Pseudacidobacterium ailaaui genomic DNA carries:
- a CDS encoding ATP-binding protein yields the protein MEASAQKTVDQPVQWSDNEAGLFAGGGELGALMQQKDWAATPLGPVTAWPQNLKTTIRIVLTSRQPMFVWWGEHLINLYNDAYRSILGGKHPWALGLPASVVWREIWDQIKSRAESALHSNQGTYDEALMLIMERYGYPEETYYTFSYSPVPDEQGRVGGILCANTDDTQRIIGERQIGLLGELAARMAEARTWQDACRIAVQGLSSNAKDICFALIYVLEQGKAVLAASTSEVRPGSPFAPEEISPRDTTVWPVGEVMNSQEFCLLEDLRTRAWDLPCGAWDRAPERAALIPILPSGPAGRAGVLVVGLNPFRRVDESYRGFLKLLAGQISAGIANAEAYEKERQRAEALAELDRAKTDFFSNVSHEFRTPLTLMLGPIEEMLHEAQQRLLPQDVERLTIARRNALRLLKLVNALLDFSKIEANRMQAVFEPVDLCALTQDIASVFRSAMEKAGLRFRVSCEEIVGATYVDREMWEKVVLNLISNAFKFTHSGEVEVALRDAGERVELTVRDTGVGIPQDELPKIFERFHRIIGAEGRSYEGTGIGLALVRELVKLHGGAIHVQSAPGQGSTFTVSLPKGKEHLSGQHLGRGNAKAAAKALSQGFVEEAVRWLDGPSEKSFSPAESKQILGTGEDKEVPEDGRELVLLADDNADMREYITRLLQDKYHVYTVADGEQAVEAAARLRPALVLTDIMMPKLDGLGVLKAIRSDPSLEGTPVILLSARAGEDARVEGLDAGADDYLVKPFTARELLARVGTHLRMVRLRRESREREMRVQADMAQMRNTLAAIVEWSEDPILSKDLNGTITSWNAAAERIFGYSEEEVLGQSVFKLIPPELHGQELQLMSMVRQGQRIQTFESVRLAKSGERVDVSLTISPVRNAAGQIIGAATILRDITQKKKAEQALRISERLASMGRLAATIAHEINNPLEAATNLVYLARHTAEDQQVEHYLAGAEEELARVSEMARQTLGFSRAPTAAIPMRVGALLESVIHIFTPRARNKRIQLVADVRQDPEMVAVSGEVRQLLINLIGNSIDAMRGPGTVQVRIREARHPRGVRITVADSGSGIPAEIRTRIFEPFFTTKEEVGTGLGLWICKDIVTKHGGRLRVRSSTEPGRSWTIFSAFFPMLRED from the coding sequence ATGGAGGCAAGTGCCCAAAAGACCGTAGACCAACCAGTGCAGTGGTCAGACAACGAAGCAGGTCTGTTTGCAGGTGGCGGGGAACTAGGCGCACTGATGCAGCAAAAGGACTGGGCGGCTACTCCGCTTGGTCCGGTAACGGCTTGGCCGCAGAACCTGAAGACCACAATCCGGATTGTGCTCACCTCACGTCAGCCCATGTTTGTATGGTGGGGAGAGCATCTGATCAACCTGTACAACGATGCTTACCGCAGCATCCTGGGAGGAAAACATCCTTGGGCGCTCGGGCTGCCTGCCTCTGTCGTCTGGCGTGAAATCTGGGACCAGATCAAGTCCCGGGCGGAATCGGCGCTGCACTCCAATCAGGGTACCTATGATGAGGCCCTGATGCTCATCATGGAGCGCTACGGATATCCGGAAGAGACCTACTACACCTTTTCTTACAGTCCTGTTCCCGATGAACAGGGGCGGGTGGGCGGCATTCTCTGTGCGAACACCGATGATACGCAGCGCATCATTGGTGAGCGGCAGATTGGTCTTCTAGGAGAGCTTGCCGCACGCATGGCTGAGGCGCGCACCTGGCAGGATGCCTGCCGCATTGCTGTCCAGGGCCTTTCCTCCAATGCCAAGGACATCTGCTTTGCCTTGATCTATGTGCTTGAACAGGGCAAGGCCGTGCTGGCTGCTTCTACCAGCGAGGTGCGTCCGGGAAGCCCGTTTGCTCCGGAAGAGATCTCGCCCAGAGACACGACGGTATGGCCGGTAGGAGAAGTCATGAACTCACAGGAGTTCTGCCTGCTGGAGGATCTGCGCACGCGGGCATGGGATCTGCCTTGCGGCGCCTGGGACCGCGCACCGGAGAGGGCCGCGCTCATACCCATCCTGCCCTCCGGCCCCGCCGGTCGCGCAGGGGTCCTGGTAGTGGGATTGAACCCATTCCGCCGGGTAGATGAGAGTTATCGCGGTTTTCTTAAGCTGCTGGCCGGGCAAATTTCCGCCGGCATTGCGAATGCCGAGGCTTATGAAAAAGAGCGGCAGAGGGCTGAGGCACTGGCCGAACTGGACCGCGCCAAAACAGACTTTTTCAGCAATGTCAGCCATGAGTTCCGGACACCCCTGACCCTGATGCTGGGCCCGATCGAAGAGATGCTCCATGAGGCACAGCAGAGATTGTTACCCCAGGATGTGGAACGGTTGACAATTGCCCGACGCAATGCACTGCGCTTGCTGAAGCTGGTCAATGCTCTGCTGGACTTCTCAAAAATTGAGGCCAACCGGATGCAGGCCGTTTTCGAGCCTGTAGACTTGTGTGCTCTGACCCAAGACATTGCCAGCGTCTTTCGTTCGGCGATGGAAAAGGCCGGACTGCGCTTCCGCGTTTCTTGTGAGGAGATTGTGGGGGCAACGTATGTGGATCGCGAGATGTGGGAAAAGGTTGTCCTGAACCTCATCTCCAATGCGTTCAAATTTACACATTCTGGTGAGGTAGAGGTCGCCCTCCGCGATGCTGGAGAAAGGGTGGAGCTCACCGTTCGTGATACCGGCGTCGGTATTCCACAAGATGAGCTGCCCAAAATTTTTGAGCGCTTTCATCGCATCATCGGGGCAGAAGGGCGCAGCTATGAAGGCACCGGCATCGGACTTGCCTTGGTGCGCGAACTGGTCAAGCTGCATGGAGGCGCAATTCATGTGCAGAGCGCGCCAGGACAGGGCAGCACATTTACTGTGTCTCTGCCAAAGGGCAAAGAGCACCTGTCGGGGCAGCACTTGGGGCGGGGAAATGCGAAGGCTGCTGCTAAAGCTCTCAGCCAGGGCTTTGTCGAAGAGGCAGTCCGCTGGCTGGACGGTCCGTCGGAAAAGAGTTTCTCCCCTGCAGAGAGCAAGCAAATCCTGGGGACCGGTGAAGACAAAGAGGTCCCTGAGGACGGACGGGAACTGGTCCTTCTGGCCGATGATAACGCCGACATGCGCGAATACATCACCCGCCTGCTCCAGGACAAATACCATGTCTACACCGTTGCCGATGGAGAGCAGGCCGTAGAAGCTGCTGCCCGATTGCGTCCCGCGCTGGTGCTCACCGACATCATGATGCCGAAACTTGATGGACTGGGTGTGTTGAAGGCCATCCGCAGCGATCCATCGCTTGAGGGCACGCCGGTCATCCTGCTTTCCGCACGCGCCGGAGAAGATGCGCGGGTCGAGGGCCTTGATGCTGGCGCCGACGACTACCTGGTGAAGCCATTCACTGCGCGGGAACTGCTGGCTCGTGTAGGGACCCATCTCCGCATGGTCCGGCTGCGGCGCGAAAGCAGGGAGCGTGAGATGCGGGTGCAGGCCGATATGGCCCAGATGCGCAACACGCTGGCGGCCATTGTCGAATGGTCGGAAGATCCCATCCTCAGCAAAGACCTGAATGGGACCATCACAAGTTGGAATGCTGCGGCAGAAAGGATCTTCGGATATTCCGAAGAGGAGGTCCTGGGGCAATCTGTCTTCAAGCTGATTCCGCCCGAGCTGCATGGGCAGGAGTTGCAGCTGATGAGCATGGTGCGGCAAGGGCAGCGTATCCAGACATTTGAAAGTGTGCGGCTGGCCAAATCCGGTGAGCGGGTCGATGTGTCCCTGACCATTTCACCAGTCCGGAATGCGGCCGGACAGATCATTGGTGCCGCCACGATCCTGCGGGACATTACACAGAAGAAAAAGGCCGAGCAGGCCCTGCGGATCAGCGAGCGGCTGGCCTCCATGGGACGGCTGGCAGCCACCATCGCACATGAGATCAACAACCCGCTGGAGGCAGCCACCAACCTCGTCTATCTGGCCAGGCACACGGCCGAAGACCAGCAAGTCGAGCATTATTTGGCCGGGGCCGAGGAGGAGCTGGCGCGCGTCTCGGAGATGGCCCGCCAGACCCTGGGCTTCTCCCGTGCGCCCACCGCAGCCATTCCCATGCGGGTCGGCGCCTTGCTGGAATCCGTCATTCACATCTTTACGCCGCGGGCGCGGAACAAGCGCATTCAGCTCGTCGCCGATGTTCGCCAGGACCCGGAGATGGTGGCCGTATCCGGAGAAGTGCGGCAGCTTCTGATTAACCTAATCGGAAACAGCATCGATGCGATGCGGGGACCAGGTACGGTGCAGGTCAGGATCAGGGAAGCCCGCCATCCGCGCGGTGTCCGAATCACCGTCGCTGATTCCGGCTCCGGGATTCCTGCGGAAATCCGCACCCGGATCTTTGAACCCTTCTTTACGACGAAAGAGGAGGTCGGCACAGGGCTGGGGCTTTGGATATGCAAGGACATTGTGACCAAGCATGGAGGGCGACTCCGCGTACGGAGTTCTACAGAACCGGGGCGGAGCTGGACGATATTTTCCGCCTTCTTCCCCATGCTGCGAGAAGATTAA
- a CDS encoding IS256 family transposase translates to MAKIVSITEHFQHFLTNLKESFWGDLEQKTQVAWKRFLEAESERLRDQYAVWDSYERGTRKPGQYRNGYYERDFVTRFGTIRLRVARARGKSFLPRAMEKFQRRAPELAILIREAFLRGISTRQVGRLVATLTGETISAQTVSRLTRDLDQAVREFHRAALQDEWAYLFLDGVALKVRRPAGRQHVQMLVAYGVRRDGTRQLLGFLRTQGEGQAHWEALLEDLYRRGLKGDKLLLIVTDGCPGLAAAIQTVYPRVAHQRCWVHKMRNILDKVRKRDHDAVKLDAQAIYLADSRRQAEAAARAFSRRWRREYPTMVRQLERDLPDLLVFYHFPKHLWRKLRTTNIIERCFVEVRRRTRPMVCFVNVQSVDRIIYSIFQRFNLEWKNRTLRVFTQAA, encoded by the coding sequence ATGGCGAAGATTGTATCGATCACCGAGCATTTTCAGCACTTCTTGACCAACCTGAAGGAGAGCTTCTGGGGCGACCTGGAGCAGAAGACGCAGGTGGCCTGGAAGCGATTTCTGGAAGCGGAATCGGAGCGGTTGCGCGATCAGTATGCAGTTTGGGACAGCTACGAACGGGGAACGCGCAAGCCGGGACAGTACCGTAACGGCTATTACGAGAGGGATTTTGTGACCCGCTTCGGCACCATCCGGCTGCGCGTGGCGCGGGCCCGCGGCAAGAGCTTTCTTCCCCGGGCGATGGAGAAGTTCCAACGCCGGGCGCCGGAGCTGGCCATACTCATCCGGGAGGCGTTTCTGCGCGGCATCTCTACCCGCCAGGTGGGTCGGCTGGTGGCCACTTTGACGGGCGAGACGATCAGTGCCCAGACCGTCTCGCGGCTGACGCGTGATCTGGATCAGGCGGTGCGGGAGTTTCATCGAGCCGCCCTGCAGGACGAATGGGCTTACCTGTTTCTGGATGGCGTGGCGTTGAAGGTGCGCCGGCCGGCGGGACGGCAGCATGTGCAGATGCTGGTGGCCTACGGCGTGCGCCGGGACGGCACCCGGCAACTGCTCGGCTTTCTGCGCACCCAGGGTGAGGGTCAGGCTCACTGGGAGGCGTTGCTTGAGGATCTCTACCGGCGCGGTCTGAAGGGCGACAAGCTGCTGCTGATCGTCACCGACGGCTGCCCCGGATTGGCTGCCGCCATCCAGACCGTCTATCCCCGCGTAGCCCATCAACGCTGCTGGGTGCACAAGATGCGCAATATCCTCGACAAGGTGCGCAAGCGCGACCATGATGCCGTCAAGCTGGATGCCCAGGCCATCTATCTGGCCGATAGCCGCCGTCAGGCCGAGGCTGCCGCGCGCGCCTTCAGCCGCCGCTGGCGCCGGGAATATCCCACCATGGTGCGGCAACTGGAACGCGATCTGCCCGACCTGCTGGTCTTCTACCATTTTCCCAAGCACCTGTGGCGCAAGCTGCGCACCACCAACATCATTGAACGCTGCTTCGTCGAAGTGCGTCGAAGAACCAGGCCCATGGTTTGCTTCGTCAACGTGCAGTCCGTGGACCGAATCATCTACTCCATCTTCCAGAGATTCAATCTGGAATGGAAAAACCGCACCCTCCGCGTATTTACACAAGCAGCTTGA
- a CDS encoding efflux RND transporter periplasmic adaptor subunit yields MRKHTVSILAAGLSLSAAFSLTACSSKAKSTEAKAAEIPSASVTTVTRGTITHTLNLAGQFQPYQVVDVHAKVSGYIKHIYVDIGDKVRQGQVLAILEVPELDAQYQGTVAEVAHSQDEITRAQHEVSRAEAEHAALHADYQRLKQAAAAQPGLIAQQELDDAQSKDLASEARVDAAKAALAAAKQQSAVAAANHERVSDLVAYTKVTAPLNGVIIWRYADTGALIQAGTSSDVQSLPIVKLSQSDLLRLRLPVPEDAVQFIHEGALVNVRVDAVNRTLVGKVVRFTRNVSLATRTMETEIDVENKDLSLSPGMYANATLELERRENVLTVPLQAVIKNGNQNSVLVVNRQNRVESRNVQLGLQGSLLAEVKSGLSEGDRVITGGQSKYQIGEEVQPQFQPEPTMDTNAEQGDGGQ; encoded by the coding sequence ATGCGAAAGCATACTGTTTCGATCCTCGCCGCAGGGCTCTCTCTGTCTGCCGCTTTCAGTCTCACGGCATGTAGCTCCAAGGCCAAGAGCACGGAAGCGAAGGCCGCGGAGATCCCCTCGGCCAGTGTCACGACTGTGACGCGCGGGACCATCACCCACACACTCAATCTGGCAGGACAGTTCCAGCCCTATCAGGTTGTGGACGTTCACGCCAAGGTTTCCGGATATATCAAGCACATTTATGTAGATATTGGCGACAAGGTAAGACAGGGTCAGGTCCTCGCCATACTTGAGGTCCCCGAGCTTGACGCACAATACCAGGGGACTGTGGCAGAAGTTGCCCATAGTCAGGATGAAATTACGCGTGCCCAGCACGAGGTCTCCCGCGCGGAGGCCGAGCACGCAGCCTTGCACGCTGACTACCAGCGGCTTAAGCAGGCGGCAGCGGCACAGCCTGGACTGATCGCGCAACAGGAACTGGATGACGCGCAATCCAAAGACCTCGCATCAGAGGCCCGGGTAGATGCAGCCAAGGCCGCCCTGGCGGCGGCCAAACAGCAATCTGCTGTTGCTGCGGCCAATCACGAGAGGGTCAGCGACCTGGTGGCCTATACCAAAGTCACCGCCCCGCTGAATGGCGTCATCATCTGGCGCTATGCAGATACGGGCGCTTTGATTCAGGCCGGAACGTCCTCCGACGTCCAGTCCCTGCCCATCGTCAAGCTCTCGCAAAGCGACCTTCTCCGCCTCCGCCTGCCTGTACCGGAAGATGCAGTGCAATTCATCCATGAGGGTGCACTCGTCAACGTACGGGTGGACGCGGTCAATCGTACTCTGGTGGGAAAAGTGGTCCGCTTTACGCGGAATGTAAGCCTTGCTACCCGGACCATGGAAACAGAAATCGATGTCGAAAATAAAGACCTGTCTCTCTCTCCTGGCATGTATGCGAATGCCACGCTTGAACTGGAACGCAGAGAGAATGTGCTGACCGTTCCGTTACAGGCTGTCATCAAAAACGGAAACCAGAACAGCGTGCTGGTTGTTAATCGTCAGAACCGCGTGGAATCCCGCAATGTTCAGCTTGGACTACAGGGCTCTCTACTGGCCGAGGTGAAGAGCGGCCTTTCCGAAGGCGACCGCGTCATCACTGGCGGTCAGTCGAAGTATCAGATTGGCGAGGAGGTGCAGCCGCAATTCCAGCCTGAGCCAACCATGGACACCAATGCTGAGCAGGGAGATGGAGGGCAATAA
- a CDS encoding efflux RND transporter permease subunit, with the protein MPKFALQYPYFIIMVCMVIVVVGVTSIVGMPVDLFPQIDIPVVVVATFYSGMPPQQIEADITDTFERFFTLGSNIDHIESRSLTGVSLIKIYFKPGTDRNAALSNIANLAMADLRRLPPGTLPPVVLGMDASSQPVCLVTLKGRGLNETDLKDLAQFQVRNQIANVPGASVPQPFGGRYRQIMVYVDPVKLQAYNMSLMDVVHAVNQSNLILPAGDVRIGTKDYNIYANSQVPNVQELNDLPLKSVGNASVLVRDIGRAEDSGTIQTNIVRIDGQKSVYIPILKQGGDSNTITIVNGMKAAIKNLVDIPATLKTAVVFDQSVFVKSALRNLGNEGGIGLILTALMILLFLGSIRATFAVLLSIPLSALAAFICIKIGGGSINTMVLAGLALAFSRLIDNSVVVLENIFRHMEMGEPPEVAAEAGGREVQLAVLAATFTTAIVFFPVALLYGVSKYLFTALALTVVLALFASYMVAMTVVPLYCAHFINASEVSHEHSADGQKGSIFKRIVHGFNYWFQRMLDKYVITVNRSILRPLATTFYILGGVLLSFALFPFLGRAYFPRTDPGQFVINIKCPSGTRIELSDKYIARVEQEIRDVVSPHDLDMIVSNIGITPDLSAIYTSNSAMDTAFVQVSLKEGHKTGSYEYMDRLRERLSKDMPELTTYFQTGGLVDSVVNQGLPAPIDVQVSGNDLDQTFAIAQQIASQAKKLKNVSDVLIPQDLKYPGLELNIDRERASLIGLSPKDVVDNVITALTSNGMIAPSYWIDPNTGNNYMLTVQYFDQKIASMTMDDFKQIPLRASDITNYTPLQSVADIKEINTPTEVDHYQIRRVIDVYIMPSTEALQRVDAQVNHLIAQIKAPENVRITVRGTVVSMNESFKSFGVGLVLSVLLVYLILMAQLTSFVDPFIILMAIPPGLSGVLLILLVTGSTLNIMSLMGVIMMTGIVVSNSILIVEFAGHLHETGLSLAQAVVESCRIRLRPILMTSLATLLGMIPMALGLEAGSEQYAPLARAIIGGLGVSVVATVFLVPAVYLVVHSRREKKTSPPSSPENHALVPSHPEEA; encoded by the coding sequence ATGCCCAAATTTGCTCTGCAGTATCCATACTTCATCATCATGGTGTGCATGGTGATCGTCGTAGTCGGCGTCACCAGCATCGTGGGAATGCCTGTGGACCTCTTTCCGCAGATCGACATTCCTGTGGTTGTGGTGGCCACCTTCTACTCCGGAATGCCTCCGCAACAGATTGAAGCCGACATCACTGACACCTTTGAGCGCTTCTTCACTCTCGGCAGCAACATTGACCACATCGAGTCGCGCTCACTGACCGGCGTCAGCCTCATCAAAATTTACTTCAAACCTGGAACGGACCGGAACGCCGCACTCAGCAACATCGCCAACCTGGCCATGGCCGACCTGCGACGATTACCGCCTGGAACCCTGCCGCCTGTGGTGCTGGGCATGGATGCCTCCAGCCAGCCTGTCTGCCTGGTCACCCTCAAGGGCAGGGGCCTGAATGAGACCGACCTCAAAGACCTGGCCCAGTTCCAGGTCAGAAACCAGATTGCCAACGTCCCTGGCGCTTCCGTCCCCCAACCCTTCGGCGGCCGCTATCGCCAGATCATGGTCTATGTAGACCCGGTCAAACTCCAGGCCTACAACATGAGCCTCATGGACGTGGTCCATGCCGTCAACCAGTCCAACCTCATCCTTCCTGCTGGCGACGTCCGCATCGGCACCAAAGACTACAACATCTACGCCAACAGCCAGGTGCCCAATGTTCAGGAGCTGAATGACTTACCCCTCAAATCCGTTGGCAACGCATCCGTGCTGGTGCGGGACATTGGCAGGGCCGAGGATTCCGGCACCATCCAGACCAACATCGTCCGCATTGACGGACAGAAGTCCGTCTACATTCCCATTCTGAAGCAGGGCGGCGACAGCAACACAATCACCATTGTGAATGGTATGAAGGCGGCCATCAAAAACCTGGTGGACATTCCCGCCACGCTCAAGACGGCCGTCGTCTTTGACCAGTCGGTCTTCGTAAAGTCCGCGCTCAGAAACCTGGGGAATGAAGGCGGCATTGGCCTAATACTCACCGCCCTGATGATTCTACTTTTTCTGGGGAGCATCCGGGCCACCTTTGCCGTACTGTTGTCGATTCCACTATCGGCACTGGCGGCCTTTATCTGCATCAAGATTGGTGGCGGCTCCATCAACACCATGGTGCTGGCCGGACTCGCGCTGGCCTTCTCCCGCCTGATTGATAACTCAGTCGTTGTGCTAGAAAACATCTTCCGCCACATGGAAATGGGCGAGCCTCCTGAGGTGGCGGCTGAGGCAGGCGGCAGAGAGGTACAGCTGGCGGTGCTGGCAGCTACCTTCACGACGGCGATCGTGTTCTTCCCGGTGGCCCTGCTTTATGGCGTGAGCAAGTATTTGTTCACGGCCCTGGCTCTCACCGTGGTCCTGGCCTTGTTTGCGTCCTACATGGTGGCCATGACGGTCGTGCCGCTTTATTGCGCGCATTTCATCAATGCATCCGAGGTGTCCCACGAACACTCTGCGGACGGGCAAAAAGGGTCCATCTTTAAGCGCATTGTTCATGGCTTCAACTACTGGTTCCAGCGGATGCTGGACAAGTATGTGATTACGGTCAACCGCTCTATCCTGCGCCCTCTGGCAACCACGTTCTATATTCTCGGCGGCGTATTGCTTAGTTTCGCTTTGTTTCCCTTCCTAGGACGGGCCTATTTCCCGCGCACGGACCCCGGGCAGTTTGTCATCAACATCAAGTGCCCCAGCGGGACCCGGATTGAGCTGAGTGACAAGTACATTGCGCGGGTGGAACAGGAAATCCGGGATGTAGTTTCTCCGCACGATCTGGACATGATCGTCTCCAACATCGGCATTACGCCAGACCTCTCGGCCATCTACACCAGCAACTCCGCCATGGACACCGCATTTGTCCAGGTGAGTCTTAAAGAAGGGCACAAAACCGGCAGTTACGAATACATGGACCGCCTGCGCGAGCGGCTTTCCAAAGACATGCCGGAGCTGACGACCTATTTCCAGACTGGCGGTCTGGTGGATTCGGTCGTGAACCAGGGGCTGCCCGCTCCGATTGATGTGCAGGTGAGCGGCAACGATCTGGACCAGACTTTTGCCATCGCGCAGCAGATTGCCAGCCAAGCAAAGAAGCTCAAGAATGTCAGCGACGTCCTGATTCCGCAAGACCTGAAGTACCCAGGTCTGGAGCTGAACATCGACCGTGAACGTGCAAGCCTGATCGGACTTTCTCCAAAAGATGTGGTGGACAACGTCATCACGGCGCTGACCTCCAACGGCATGATCGCCCCCAGCTACTGGATTGATCCCAATACCGGCAACAACTACATGCTCACTGTGCAGTACTTTGACCAGAAGATCGCCAGCATGACCATGGACGACTTCAAGCAGATCCCGCTGCGCGCCAGTGACATTACCAACTACACCCCGCTCCAGTCCGTGGCCGACATCAAGGAGATCAACACCCCGACAGAAGTAGACCACTATCAGATCCGCCGCGTCATTGATGTCTACATCATGCCTTCCACCGAGGCCTTACAGAGGGTGGATGCGCAGGTGAACCACCTGATTGCCCAAATCAAGGCCCCGGAAAATGTTCGCATCACGGTGCGCGGGACCGTGGTGAGCATGAATGAGTCGTTCAAGAGTTTTGGCGTGGGCCTCGTCCTTTCTGTTCTGCTGGTCTACCTGATTCTCATGGCGCAGCTCACCTCTTTTGTAGACCCGTTCATCATCCTCATGGCCATCCCGCCCGGACTGTCCGGTGTGCTTCTGATTCTGCTGGTGACCGGCAGCACACTGAACATCATGTCGCTGATGGGAGTCATCATGATGACAGGGATCGTCGTCTCCAACAGCATCCTGATCGTCGAGTTTGCCGGACATCTGCACGAAACTGGCCTCTCGCTGGCGCAGGCCGTGGTCGAATCCTGCCGCATTCGTCTGCGCCCGATTCTGATGACTTCGCTGGCCACGCTGCTGGGCATGATCCCGATGGCCCTTGGCTTGGAGGCCGGCAGCGAACAATATGCTCCTTTGGCCCGCGCCATTATCGGCGGCTTGGGCGTTTCCGTCGTGGCAACGGTCTTTCTGGTGCCCGCTGTCTACCTCGTGGTCCACAGCAGGCGCGAGAAGAAGACGTCTCCTCCTTCATCTCCTGAAAATCATGCTCTGGTGCCATCGCACCCGGAGGAAGCCTGA